The following proteins come from a genomic window of Chionomys nivalis chromosome 9, mChiNiv1.1, whole genome shotgun sequence:
- the Nkx2-4 gene encoding homeobox protein Nkx-2.4: protein MSLSPKHTTPFSVSDILSPIEETYKKFGGVMDGAPPGLGTPLGAAAYRAPPPGPSSQAAAVAGMQPAHAMAGHNAAAAAAAAAAAAAAAATYHMPPGVSQFPHSAMGSYCNGGLGNMGELPAYTDGMRGGAAAAATGWYGANTDPRYSSISRFMGPSAGVNVAGMGSLTGIADAAKSLAPLHAAAPRRKRRVLFSQAQVYELERRFKQQKYLSAPEREHLASMIHLTPTQVKIWFQNHRYKMKRQAKDKAAQQLQQEGGLGPPPPPPPPSPRRVAVPVLVKDGKPCQNGAGTPTPGQGGQQPQAPTPGPELEELSPSPPALHGPGGGLAALDAATGDYGGGVLGANLLYGRTW from the exons ATGTCGTTGAGCCCCAAGCACACGACGCCCTTCTCCGTGTCCGACATCCTGAGCCCCATCGAGGAGACCTATAAGAAGTTCGGCGGCGTCATGGACGGCGCGCCGCCCGGTCTGGGGACGCCCCTGGGGGCCGCCGCCTACCGCGCGCCGCCGCCCGGCCCCTCCTCGCAGGCTGCGGCCGTGGCGGGCATGCAGCCGGCCCACGCCATGGCGGGACACAACGcggccgcggcggcggcggcggcggcagcggcggcggcggcggccgctACTTACCACATGCCGCCGGGCGTCTCGCAGTTCCCGCACAGCGCCATGGGCAGCTACTGCAACGGCGGCCTGGGCAACATGGGTGAGCTGCCCGCCTACACGGACGGCATGCGGGGCGGCGCGGCAGCCGCGGCCACCGGCTGGTACGGCGCCAACACGGACCCGCGCTACTCGTCAA TCTCCAGGTTCATGGGGCCGTCGGCGGGCGTGAACGTGGCCGGCATGGGTTCGCTGACCGGCATCGCGGACGCCGCCAAGTCGCTCGCGCCACTGCACGCGGCCGCGCCGCGAAGGAAGCGCCGAGTGCTCTTCTCGCAAGCGCAGGTCTACGAGCTGGAGCGGCGCTTCAAGCAGCAGAAGTACCTGTCGGCGCCCGAGCGCGAGCACCTGGCCAGCATGATCCACCTGACGCCCACGCAGGTCAAGATCTGGTTCCAGAACCATCGCTACAAGATGAAGCGGCAAGCCAAGGACAAGGCGGCGCAGCAGCTGCAACAGGAGGGCGGCCTGGGCCCCCCGCCGCCTCCGCCGCCGCCGTCGCCGCGCCGCGTGGCCGTACCCGTGCTAGTGAAGGACGGCAAGCCGTGCCAGAACGGCGCGGGCACCCCGACGCCTGGCCAGGGAGGCCAGCAGCCGCAGGCCCCGACGCCCGGCCCGGAGCTGGAGGAGCTGTCGCCCAGTCCGCCCGCGCTGCATGGTCCCGGGGGTGGCTTAGCGGCTCTGGACGCGGCTACCGGGGACTACGGCGGAGGCGTCCTCGGCGCCAACCTGCTCTATGGCAGGACGTGGTGA